AACGGCAAATATCTCTCAAAATAGTTGAGGATCAAAAACAACTAGAAAATTTAGCTATCTGGCTAATTGCATCAGATATTCTTAAGTCAGAATCTGACGATAATATCATACCGTTGCGAATTTTCTTAGCTCCTCCAAAATTCCAGTTTGAGCGATTTTCTCATGCTAATAATGATACTAATATTTTTCCTAATATCGAGCTAACTTTAGCCGAAGGCTTACGACAATTTTTTAGAAACTATTCTCAAGAAGGCAAAACAGTTGACTTCTTAGCTGGTGCTTGGGTAAGCAAGTCTTTTCACAGTGAAGCTAGTATCAAGGCACTGTTTAGTGTACTGAAATCTGAGCCAACATTGGTTTTAGAATCAGAAGTAGATGGCGACTATCTAAATTTTAGGATTGCCTACTGGGGCTTAAATTGGTCAAAATATCGCTATGACCCAATTATTTCTAGACTACCTTATAGAGAAATTTTATATGAATCTGCTAAAAATCGTGCTAGGAACTGGAGAGAAATTAGGGCAAAGCTTATAGCTGCTGGAGTAAGCGAGTCAGAAGCCGATGAAACTTATGGAAAAGATAACATCAAAAATTGGGAAACTTTGCAGTTGGAGGAACAACTTAAACAGGCTGGCATCCCGACTAACGAGTTAACAGTTAAATATTTTATCAATAAGAAAGATGTTGAAGAACTTGGTCAATTTTTAATTATTTGCAACTGTTTATTTGCTGGATTAATCGCAGACGAATATTTTTTATTTCAACACAATATTTCACCCCTTTTGCCAAAGTTACTAGCTGGATTGACTGAAAATGTGCCTGATCAAGCATTATCACATAATCTGATTGAAGCAGTTGTTTGGTATTATCAAAAAATTTATCAAACATTAGAAAATACCAGAGCTACTTTAACGCCAGAATTAGCTTTAAATTTAGCTCTCAGTTTAGTTGAATTACCAAATAAATCTTGGGCAAAAAATCAAATCATTTACTCTATCAAATCGTGGTTACAACTGCGGAAATTACCTCAAATTGATGGTGTAGGAGTAATTGATCTGCCCCTGTCATCTCTCTTAGACGCATTAGAATTAGTCTTAATGATTTCAGACAAGGAGTATGTGGAAAAATTGAATCAATGTTTGGTAGCGGTAGGAAATGAGCGACAACTCAATGTCATGGATGCTTGCTATAAGCGAGGGATAAATTTGGTTCGCAAGAAAGATTACCAAGCTGCTATTTTAAACTTCAATCAGCTAATTCAAAGAAATTATAACTCTGCTGAAATTTACTATAATCGTGGATTTGCTTATGCAGAATTAGGAGAATATCATCAAGCAATTGAGGATTACACCAAGGCAATAGAGATGAATCAACAATGGGCAGATCTCTATAATTATCGAGGTAATGCGTATTACAAATTAGAAAACTATGGAATGGCTATGGCAGATTACGATCAAGCTATTAACATTTTACAGTTATCTGTAGGTAATCTAACAGAAAATTTTCTAGGTAATGATGAGGGGATTTTTGATTTTGATGTTGACCCCGATGAGCAGATGTTAGTTAGTGGCATTAATAACAATAGTATCAATCCACTACCGTATTTTATAGAGGACGATCGCCAAGTTTATTCCCTAGCTCTGGGATCTGATGATGAAAATTTAATTACTGATATTGGAAGTAGTGACGAAAATATCAAGGCTAATATTTGGCGGTTATTGTAAGGAGAAGAGTTGGGCGACTACTTGATTAATGAGCTATTAGCAATGACTGACGCTCAATAAATTTATTGCAATAATCGTCAAGGTGTTTTTTTAGAACGCAGATGGAATCAGATATTCATGTCGGGCGATTGCCCGAAACGCAGATGGACGCAGATAATATATAAAATTTATTGACTTTTGCAATAGAGGCGAGCATGAGTTTTTACTCACGAACCAATGTTGTGAAAATTTTTCCTTCCCCCTTCCTCCTCTCTCCTCCCAATTTTCAAGACAGGTCTAATTATAAGTCCGTTTCTTGATATAACTCTTGTAAATTTTGCTGCTGCGTGCGACGGGAAACGCGCCGATATTTCTTAGTTTCTAATTTCGGTTCATACTGGCTTTTACCGCCTTTTGTTTTCATCTTTAAGGTTGATTCTGGATTACCTTGTTGATACAAATGCTGTTGAGTGACGATCGCTTCTTCTAAAAAATCTAAATAATGCTCGTATCTCTCCCAGTCTCCTCGTACCACACAGTTAGGCTCATCTCGATGCAAACAGTCGTTAAACTGACACCTCTGTGTTGCTAAACGCTGGTGTGCTTCAGGGAAATAATCAGCTAATTCTTCTGGAGTACAATCAATGTCCGGTTGATTAAAACCAGGGGTATCTGCTAGTAAACCACCGCCTGGTAATTCAAATAATTCAACGTGCCGTGTGGTATGTCGCCCTCGGCTGAGTTTTCCAGAAACTTCCCCAACTCTGGTATTAATCTCAGGAATTAAATAATTGATCAGGCTTGATTTACCTACTCCAGAAGGGCCAGCAAACACAGTAATTTTATTTGCCAGCTGGTTGTAAAGTTGCTCTAAACCTGTGTGAGTGTACGCGCTAATTAATAAAGATTGATAGCCCCATTCTAAAATGCGATCGCGCCATTGCTGTTGCTCTGATTCTGTCACTAAATCACTTTTATTCAAGCACAAACAAACGTCTATGCCAGTCAATTCCGCCTTCACCAAAAATCTACTTAGCTGATAAGGTTCTATTGGTGGGTCAGCTAAAGCAAAAACCAGTAAAATTTGATTAGTGTTAGCAATTGGGGGGCGGTCAAGTTGAGTTTGACGCGGCAGTACTTGAGCGATCGCACCTCTACCGCCAGCCCAATCCGGTTCCTCAATCTCCACGCGATCGCCAACCATTACCTGCTGACCAATTTTTTTGAGTCGCGCCCTGCGAGTACACAACAGAAAATATCCAAAAGCAGAGTTTTCCCTTGCTTGATTAGCCTCATCTGTTTCTGTTAACAAATTTTGGTTAGCATCTAAGCGAACTTGATAATAATTTGCTTGGACTGCTACCACCGTTCCTAACAGTTGATTTGCTGCCTCTTTTGTGACACTCATGCTAGATCTGCTGGGCGGCGCACTTTAATCGCAAAAAATCCAGCACAATCTTGAATCTCTTCAACTTTATAACCTTCCATCACCAAGCTATCAGGAACCTGCTCAATCGGTTCACCTGGATCTAACCATACTTCTAACAAAGATCCAGGTGCCATTTGCTCTAGGCGGAGTTTTGTGCGGACAAAATTGATCGGGCAAGGAGTACCTCGGAGATCAAGTTTTGCCTCTGGTATGCCAGAAGTCGTTGCCGCAGGGGTGCTACTCATCCGCGAAACAGTCCTCCTAAGAATCCTTCTAAGCCACCTTTACCAGTGCGATCGCCCTTAATTTTAGCTAACTTTTCCAGTAGTTCACGCTCTTCTGGCGTAATTTTAGTAGGAATGTCAATTAAAACTGTAATCAAATGGTCTCCTCGGCTAACCGGGTTTCCTAATTTCGGTACACCGTGGTTTTCCATTGTCAGCACTGTATTAGGCTGTGTCCCTGCTGGAATCATCAATTCCATTGGGCCATCTACTGAATTTATTTCTAAGCGGCAACCTAAAATTGCTTGCAAATAACTGATCTTTATTTCTGATCTGATATTAATTCCATCCCGGTGGAACTCCAGATCTTCCTCAATAAACAAATAAACGTATAAATCTCCAGGTGGGCCACCGCGAAGACCAGCATCTCCTTCTTTAGAAACCCGCAGCCGAGTGCCATTATCTACTCCTGCTGGAATAGTAATTTTGAGTTTCTTCGTTTCTTGTTTCCGTCCCAAGCCATTACAGGTTTCGCACTTCTCTTCAACCACCTGTCCGTCACCATTACAGGTAGGACAAACAGACACTTGGGTAAAACTTCCAAAAGGTGTTCTGGTAGCGCGACGGACTTGACCACTACCGCTACAAGTCGAGCAGGCGCGAGCTTTTGTGCCTGGTTTAGCACCTGTACCACTACAGGTAGCACAGTTTTCTAGATGGGGAATCCGAATTTCCTTTTCACCGCCAAAAATACCTTCGCGGAACTCTAGCTTCAAATCAAGTCTTAAGTCATCGCCTCGACTTGGGCCGTTACGTCTTCTTGATGTCTGCCCCGCATTACCAGTAAAACCAGTGAAAAAGCTTTCAAAAATATCGGCAAATCCGCTCATATCCCCCATATCTGGGAAGCCTGCGCCAGCACCAGAGGATACACCAGCTTCGCCAAAACGGTCAAATCTGGAACGCATTTCTGGCTCAGAAAGCACTTCATAAGCCCGATTTATTTCTTTAAATTTCTCATCTGCCCCTGGTTCAGAGTTGACATCAGGGTGGTATTTGCGGGCAAGGCGGCGGTAAGCACGCTTAATTTCTTCTTTGTCGGCGTCACGAGAGATACCAAGAATTTCGTAATAATCGCGGGCCATATTAGGGCGTTAGTAGTTAGGGTTAAAGGAAATGTGAATATTCGAGAAAAAAGTGTTAAGTTTTGAGTCTAATTCCAAACTCAACACGCTCTTAGTCTACTGTCTCATAGTCAGCAGTTACAGTTTCATCTTCATCAACATCATTTATATCTAATGTTGCTTCTGGCTCTGGTGTTGATTCTACAGCTTTGCTGACGCTACTCGTACCAGGCTTTTTAGGCACATTGAATTCTGAAGTTGGGGTTTGGTTCGCTTGCTGATACACAGATGTCCCCATCGCCAATACGGTCTGTTGAAATAGCTCTAACTTTTCTTTAATATCTTCAACTCGCGATCTTGGGTTGTTTAGTGCTAAACGCAGTTGTTTAGCTTTTTGATCAGCCTGTGATTTAATTTCTTCACTGATTAAATGCCCATTTTCTTTTAAAGTCGATTCATAGCTATAGAACAAGCCATCTGCCTGATTTTTCAGTTCAATTACTTGGATACGGCGCTTGTCTTCTTCCGCATACACTTCTGCCTCTTTTCTCATCTGTTCAACTTCTGCCGCATTCAAGCCACCAGTATTGGTGATGCAAATACTTTGCTCTCTCCCTGTGCCTTTGTCTTGAGCAGAGATTTTCAAAATGCCGTTAGCATCAATTTCAAAGGCTACTTCAATTTGGGGAATGCCACGCGGTGCTGGTGGCAGACCAGTTAGAAGGAATTTCCCCAAACTTTTATTGTCCTTGACCATTGCCCGCTCACCCTGCAAGGCATGAATTTCTACTGATGTTTGTCCATCAGTAGCAGTGGAAAATATTTGGGATTTGCTGGTGGGAATGGTAGTGTTGCGCTCAATTACTTTGGTAAAAACTTCGCCTAGGGTTTCAATTCCCAAAGAAAGAGGGGTGACATCTAATAGCAGTACATCCTTGACTTCGCCACCTAATACACCCCCTTGAACGGCGGCTCCTAGAGCTACTGCCTCATCGGGATTGACTGAGCGGTCTGGTTCTCTCCCACCAAAAAAGTTTTTAATTGCCTTTTGGACAGCAGGAATCCGCGTTGAACCACCTACTAAAATAATCCGATCTATATTATTTGGTTGGATATCAGCGTCTTTAAGGGCTTGGGTGACTGGTTCTATAGTTGCTTCTACAAGATTATTTGTCAGTTCTTCAAACTTGGAGCGTGATAATTCCATCTCCAGATGTTTAGGCCCCTTGTCATCGGCTGTAATAAACGGCAGGTTGATTGAAGTTGTCACCATGTTGGATAATTCAATTTTTGCCTTTTCTGCCGCTTCACGTAACCGTTGGAGAGCCATTTTATCTGTTGCCAGGTCAATGCCCTCCGCAGTTTGGAAGGCATCAATCATCCAAACTGCGATCGCATTATCAAAGTCATCTCCGCCCAAATGGTTGTTTCCAGATGTGGCTTTGACTTCAAATACACCATCCCCCAATTGCAGAACTGATACGTCAAATGTGCCACCACCTAAGTCAAAGACTAATATGCACTGGTCTTCACCCTGCTTCTCAAGACCATAAGCAAGGGCGGCGGCTGTAGGTTCGTTTACAATTCGCAATACTTCTAGACCAGCGATCGTGCCAGCATCTTTTGTTGCCTGCCTTTGGGCATCTGTAAAGTATGCTGGTACAGTTATTACCGCCTGGGTTACGGTTTCACCTAAAAAGTGTTCTGCATCCTGCTTCAATTTTTTCAGGGTCATTGCTGAAATTTCTTGAGGGGTATATTTTTGCCCTCTAATCTCAACATCGACAGTATCATCCCGACCTTTTACACAGGTGTATGGCACTCGCGCCCGTTCGCTTTCCGTGTCATCCCACCTACGCCCAATAAAGCGTTTAATGCTATAAACTGTATTTTCGGCGTTGGTTACTGACTGTCGCTTGGCTAGTTGACCCACAAGGCGCTCGCCAGCCTTACCAAATCCCACAATGCTGGGAGTCGTGCGCCCACCTTCTGAGCTAGAAATTACGATGGGTTGACCTGCTTCTAATACAGCAACACAACTATTAGTCGTACCCAGGTCGATTCCAATGACTTTTCCCATAGGGTTTCGGCAGTAATGGTGTGGAAAGTTGTTAGGGTTTGAATGTTACTGGTTGCCTACCAGTCAGGATGTCTTTTTAGTAAAGATCCTGGTTTCTTTATTTTAGACACTGACATAAACACGCAGGGAATAAACCAGAAAACTACTAAATGATTATTCTGTGGGTTCGGTTGGACTTTCTACTAAAGTTTCCACAGGTTCTGGTGCGGCGGCAACTTTGACAAGTGCATGGCGCAGCACGCGATCGCCCAAGAAATACCCTCTTTGCAGTTCTTCCATCACTGTACCTTCTGGATGTTCTTCAGTAGGTTGGCGAAGCACTGCTTCATGCAGATTGGGGTCAAACTCTTTACCCTCTGGACGCATAGGAGACACACCTATACGTTTGAGAGCATCTACCAATTGTTTGTATACACTTTGGTAGCTTTTATGGATACCCATTTCTCCATCATTTTGCGGCTTGAGTTGGGATCTTGCTCGCTCAAAATTATCCACTACTGAAAGTAGCTCTGTAATTGTTGAACACTTAACTTTAACTTCTAATTCTTCTTTTTCTTTAGCTGTACGCTTCCGAAAATTCTCAAAATCTGCGGCTATCCGCATATACTGACTTTTTAAGGAATCACTCTGCTTTGTACTTTCATCCAACTGCGCTTTTAACGTTTCTACTTCTTGCCTTAAGGCTTCCTCTGTATCTGCACCGTTAGCTTGGGTTGGCTGATGTCCTAAGTTTATCTCCTGACTAGATTCAGATGATAATGGTTCTGTTTGACCCAGAGAAACTACTGTATCGGAATTAGGTTCTATATTTATTACTTCAAATGGTGATGATGTACCATGAGCATTGTCTTCAGCTATTGCTGAAGCGTCATCGATCTGATTTGAAGCGAATTGCTGATTTTCTTCTGTGATCATGGTTTACTCATTTCAATCAATAGAGTGCTAGCGATGGCGAAAGCGTTTTCTTATTGCCACAATTGCTGGCAATTGGGTTGGCAATATCTACCGTAAACGCGATCAGTGGTGAGGCGGAGTTGCCTGGGAATTACCACTTTCTTGAATCATAGTATTACCGCCATGAGAGTGGCAGTATTTTTTTTCAATCTTGATGAGGCTTAGACATACATAAATTACTAAAATCTTTACATATTTTAATCTTTATACTTATAAATATAACATTGATCAATTTTTATCTGATTATGTCTTTCGCAATTCCAGTTAAGTCTGGCAGCCACAGTTGGATAAAATCTCACTAATTGTTGTTAAAAGGGTGCAAGTGCGATCGCACTGGTGTCATACTTAGAAAATAGCCCCCAAAGGCAATCCAATTTTAAACTAGCTGTGAAGAAAGTAGCTTACCGCTCATAAATCCTATTTGTAGATTGTTGTTTTGTGGCGGTTGCCAAGCTGAGGATAGTGCGAGCGTACTATCCCAGATTGCCTCAATTCGTCATTAACTATCTATTAAAAGCTATCATCGTCAATATTACTTAGACATAGCCTTTAGGTACAAATTTGCATTTTCCTCATCCAAACTATTAAAGACCAA
The Oculatellaceae cyanobacterium DNA segment above includes these coding regions:
- a CDS encoding sulfurtransferase TusA family protein, translated to MSSTPAATTSGIPEAKLDLRGTPCPINFVRTKLRLEQMAPGSLLEVWLDPGEPIEQVPDSLVMEGYKVEEIQDCAGFFAIKVRRPADLA
- a CDS encoding tetratricopeptide repeat protein — encoded protein: MVWRWLSTVGIAVVKAANFVVPHSRYITDLNLHIPENSAFAEQKEEIYLAQLKLYYLQNQENIDFQAQQRQLSDERANELQAFIQFAKIVSLDKQFDFLSWRLEQEKSIQLEILELNHQLQRQLVIEQRQISLKIVEDQKQLENLAIWLIASDILKSESDDNIIPLRIFLAPPKFQFERFSHANNDTNIFPNIELTLAEGLRQFFRNYSQEGKTVDFLAGAWVSKSFHSEASIKALFSVLKSEPTLVLESEVDGDYLNFRIAYWGLNWSKYRYDPIISRLPYREILYESAKNRARNWREIRAKLIAAGVSESEADETYGKDNIKNWETLQLEEQLKQAGIPTNELTVKYFINKKDVEELGQFLIICNCLFAGLIADEYFLFQHNISPLLPKLLAGLTENVPDQALSHNLIEAVVWYYQKIYQTLENTRATLTPELALNLALSLVELPNKSWAKNQIIYSIKSWLQLRKLPQIDGVGVIDLPLSSLLDALELVLMISDKEYVEKLNQCLVAVGNERQLNVMDACYKRGINLVRKKDYQAAILNFNQLIQRNYNSAEIYYNRGFAYAELGEYHQAIEDYTKAIEMNQQWADLYNYRGNAYYKLENYGMAMADYDQAINILQLSVGNLTENFLGNDEGIFDFDVDPDEQMLVSGINNNSINPLPYFIEDDRQVYSLALGSDDENLITDIGSSDENIKANIWRLL
- the grpE gene encoding nucleotide exchange factor GrpE, whose amino-acid sequence is MITEENQQFASNQIDDASAIAEDNAHGTSSPFEVINIEPNSDTVVSLGQTEPLSSESSQEINLGHQPTQANGADTEEALRQEVETLKAQLDESTKQSDSLKSQYMRIAADFENFRKRTAKEKEELEVKVKCSTITELLSVVDNFERARSQLKPQNDGEMGIHKSYQSVYKQLVDALKRIGVSPMRPEGKEFDPNLHEAVLRQPTEEHPEGTVMEELQRGYFLGDRVLRHALVKVAAAPEPVETLVESPTEPTE
- the rsgA gene encoding small ribosomal subunit biogenesis GTPase RsgA — encoded protein: MSVTKEAANQLLGTVVAVQANYYQVRLDANQNLLTETDEANQARENSAFGYFLLCTRRARLKKIGQQVMVGDRVEIEEPDWAGGRGAIAQVLPRQTQLDRPPIANTNQILLVFALADPPIEPYQLSRFLVKAELTGIDVCLCLNKSDLVTESEQQQWRDRILEWGYQSLLISAYTHTGLEQLYNQLANKITVFAGPSGVGKSSLINYLIPEINTRVGEVSGKLSRGRHTTRHVELFELPGGGLLADTPGFNQPDIDCTPEELADYFPEAHQRLATQRCQFNDCLHRDEPNCVVRGDWERYEHYLDFLEEAIVTQQHLYQQGNPESTLKMKTKGGKSQYEPKLETKKYRRVSRRTQQQNLQELYQETDL
- the dnaK gene encoding molecular chaperone DnaK; its protein translation is MGKVIGIDLGTTNSCVAVLEAGQPIVISSSEGGRTTPSIVGFGKAGERLVGQLAKRQSVTNAENTVYSIKRFIGRRWDDTESERARVPYTCVKGRDDTVDVEIRGQKYTPQEISAMTLKKLKQDAEHFLGETVTQAVITVPAYFTDAQRQATKDAGTIAGLEVLRIVNEPTAAALAYGLEKQGEDQCILVFDLGGGTFDVSVLQLGDGVFEVKATSGNNHLGGDDFDNAIAVWMIDAFQTAEGIDLATDKMALQRLREAAEKAKIELSNMVTTSINLPFITADDKGPKHLEMELSRSKFEELTNNLVEATIEPVTQALKDADIQPNNIDRIILVGGSTRIPAVQKAIKNFFGGREPDRSVNPDEAVALGAAVQGGVLGGEVKDVLLLDVTPLSLGIETLGEVFTKVIERNTTIPTSKSQIFSTATDGQTSVEIHALQGERAMVKDNKSLGKFLLTGLPPAPRGIPQIEVAFEIDANGILKISAQDKGTGREQSICITNTGGLNAAEVEQMRKEAEVYAEEDKRRIQVIELKNQADGLFYSYESTLKENGHLISEEIKSQADQKAKQLRLALNNPRSRVEDIKEKLELFQQTVLAMGTSVYQQANQTPTSEFNVPKKPGTSSVSKAVESTPEPEATLDINDVDEDETVTADYETVD
- the dnaJ gene encoding molecular chaperone DnaJ; translation: MARDYYEILGISRDADKEEIKRAYRRLARKYHPDVNSEPGADEKFKEINRAYEVLSEPEMRSRFDRFGEAGVSSGAGAGFPDMGDMSGFADIFESFFTGFTGNAGQTSRRRNGPSRGDDLRLDLKLEFREGIFGGEKEIRIPHLENCATCSGTGAKPGTKARACSTCSGSGQVRRATRTPFGSFTQVSVCPTCNGDGQVVEEKCETCNGLGRKQETKKLKITIPAGVDNGTRLRVSKEGDAGLRGGPPGDLYVYLFIEEDLEFHRDGINIRSEIKISYLQAILGCRLEINSVDGPMELMIPAGTQPNTVLTMENHGVPKLGNPVSRGDHLITVLIDIPTKITPEERELLEKLAKIKGDRTGKGGLEGFLGGLFRG